The sequence CCAGGGCGAAGACACCCAACACACCATCCCCAACAGCCAGGCACTGGTCACGCAGGGCCTTGTGAGTGGGCTGCCCGGCTGTATCCAGCACATTCAGAATGTAGCCGCCGTGGTCCAGGGTCACCTCCTTCCAGTAGGAATCCTGGATCGTGGGGTCGTGGTCTTCCACAAAGCACTGGTGGTTCAGCtggatggtcagtgcactcttgCCCACCCCACTCGCGCCCACCACCACCGCCTTGTACtcgggcagctgctggcccctggAAGGTGCCGGAGCCTTGCGACTCTCCTCCTGGGTGCCAGGGCTCCAGGTGCCCAGGCCCAGATCAAGCATGCTAGGCTTTTTGGGGCGCGCCATGCTCAGGGAAGAGATGCAGACAGAAGGCCCTGCGactgggaagagaagaaagacaatagggggggggcgggggccaggcaGTAGCAGTTTAGGTGAGGAGACCATGGGGGCCAGGGGCAGCTGGGGTCACTGAGTCAACATTTGCTGCGTGCCCAGTGTGTGCTAATCACCTTCTAGTATGCTATacacattatttatattattttcttccattcccttctactACATAAGCTCTGTGAAGGCAGGGGTTTTCgaaacagctttgttgagatagtTTATATACCATAAAGTTAACCTAGTTAAAGTGTACAATCAATGACTCAGTATATTCACGGAGTTGGGCAACCATCagcaatctaattttagaacattttcttcaccccaaaagggaccccccccc comes from Eptesicus fuscus isolate TK198812 chromosome 1, DD_ASM_mEF_20220401, whole genome shotgun sequence and encodes:
- the ERAS gene encoding GTPase ERas, translating into MARPKKPSMLDLGLGTWSPGTQEESRKAPAPSRGQQLPEYKAVVVGASGVGKSALTIQLNHQCFVEDHDPTIQDSYWKEVTLDHGGYILNVLDTAGQPTHKALRDQCLAVGDGVLGVFALDDPSSLTQLQQMRATWGPHYTRPLVLVGNKCDLVTTAGDAHAAAVALAKSWGAPFVETSAKTRQGVEEAFALLIHEIQKVQEAVAKEAETKSRQQKTTCHCGCSVA